In Columba livia isolate bColLiv1 breed racing homer chromosome Z, bColLiv1.pat.W.v2, whole genome shotgun sequence, one DNA window encodes the following:
- the DDX4 gene encoding probable ATP-dependent RNA helicase DDX4 isoform X2 produces MAGQSVNEEDWNAEMGDEVSPVLPPLEQSSLFGRPNGLSSDFSPSAGAVERPNRSERMQDNFGGYSRGRGFQERNVKDSNMQHRGFKGFPGGFGGSVGFQERNVEDSGMQNRAYRGFPGGFGRTESFQERNVEDSGTENRSFRRFPGGFGQSEGMKDERRGRPQSGVSVDPGGRGAFGAHAAASKECEEMGSGKGPKVTYVPPPPPEDEQAIFARYQTGINFDKYDDNVVEVSGLDPPAPILAFEDANLCHTLNKNIAKAGYSKLTPVQKYSIPVILAGRDLMACAHTGSGKTAAFLLPIVAHMMRDGVTATSFKEQQEPECIIVAPTRELINQIFLEARKFVYGTCIRPVVIYGGTQTGHSIRQVMQGCNILCATPGRLLDIIGREKIALHNVKYLVLDEADRMLDMGFGSDMKKLISYPSMPPKDQRQTLMFSATFPGEVQRLAREFLKTDYLFVVVGHVGGACSDVQQIVLQVPQYSKRDKLIEILQSTGQERTMVFVDKKKKADYIAAFLCQEKIVATSIHGDREQREREVALQDFRSGRCPVLVATSVAARGLDIEKVQHVINFDLPSTIEEYVHRIGRTGRCGNTGKAICFFDKSSDGHLAQSLVKVLSDAQQEIPVWLEEIASVPQGEIHCRSVDYQKNYRDRGNVNPGGMKMAYSATELESWD; encoded by the exons tcTAGCTTATTTGGAAGACCAAATGGCCTCTCATCTGACTTCAGTCCAAGTGCAG GTGCTGTTGAAAGACCTAACAGAAGTGAACGCATGCAGGACAATTTTGGAGGTTATTCTAGGGGTAGAG GCTTTCAAGAAAGGAACGTTAAGGATTCTAATATGCAACATAGAGGTTTTAAAGGATTTCCTGGTGGCTTTGGAGGAAGTGTGG GTTTTCAAGAAAGGAATGTGGAGGATTCTGGTATGCAAAATAGAGCTTATAGAGGATTTCCTGGTGGTTTTGGACGAACAGAGA GTTTTCAAGAAAGGAATGTAGAAGACtctggaacagaaaacagaagttttagACGGTTTCCTGGTGGCTTTGGGCAAAGTGAGG GAATGAAAGATGAGCGAAGAGGCAGACCTCAGTCTGGTGTTTCTGTTGAccctggaggaagaggagcattTGGAGCTCATGCAG CTGCTTCCAAAGAATGTGAAGAAATGGGTTCTGGAAAAG GTCCAAAGGTGACTTACGTTCCACCTCCTCCACCTGAGGATGAGCAAGCCATCTTTGCACGTTATCAGACGGGAATCAATTTTGACAAGTATGATGACAATGTTGTTGAAGTGTCAGGACTTGACCCTCCAGCACCAATACTG GCTTTTGAAGATGCTAACCTTTGTCATACATTAAACAAGAACATTGCTAAAGCTGGGTACTCTAAACTTACTCCAGTACAGAAGTACAGCATTCCTGTTATACTGGCAGGACGGGATTTAATGGCATGTGCCCATACAGGATCAGGAAAAACT GCAGCTTTTCTTCTGCCAATTGTGGCCCACATGATGAGGGATGGCGTAACTGCCACTAGCTTTAAAGAGCAGCAAGAACCAGAATGTATCATTGTTGCCCCAACTAGAGAATTGATAAACCAGATCTTCCTAGAAGCAAGAAAATTTGTGTATGG AACTTGTATAAGGCCTGTTGTGATCTATGGAGGTACACAAACAGGGCACTCAATTCGTCAGGTAATGCAAGGCTGTAATATACTATGTGCCACTCCAGGAAGGCTTCTAGACATCATTGGAAGAGAAAAG ATTGCTTTGCATAATGTGAAATATTTGGTGCTAGATGAAGCAGACCGCATGCTTGATATGGGTTTTGGGTCAGATATGAAGAAGCTGATTTCTTACCCAAGCATGCCACCAAAAGATCAACGTCAAACACTAATGTTTAGTGCCACTTTCCCTGGAGAAGTTCAGAG gCTGGCTCGTGAATTTTTGAAAActgattatttatttgttgttgttggacaTGTGGGTGGAGCTTGCAGTGATGTTCAGCAAATTGTTCTTCAGGTTCCTCAGTATTCCAAGAGGGATAAACTGATAGAAATTCTACAAAGCACGG GTCAGGAACGAACCATGGTGTTTgtggacaaaaagaaaaaagcagactACATTGCAGCCTTTCTTTGTCAAGAAAAAATAGTAGCCACGAGTATCCATGG agacagagaacagagagaaagagaagtagCTCTTCAGGATTTTCGTTCTGGAAGATGTCCAGTTCTTGTGGCAACGTCAGTTGCAGCAAGAGGTCTGGATATTGAAAAAGTTCAACATGTTATTAATTTTGATCTTCCTTCCACCATTGAAGAATATGTACACCGAATTGGACGAACTGGTCGTTGTGGAAATACAGGCAAAGCCATTTGCTTCTTTGATAAAAGTTCAGATGGCCATCTTGCGCAGTCTCTAGTTAAAGTACTTTCAGAT GCCcaacaagaaattccagtttggttggaagaaatTGCTTCTGTCCCTCAAGGAGAAATACACTGTAGATCAGTTGATTACCAAAAG aaTTACAGGGACAGAGGCAACGTGAACCCAGGAGGAATGAAGATGGCTTATTCTGCAACTGAATTGGAGTCCTGGGATTAA